In the genome of Salmo trutta chromosome 18, fSalTru1.1, whole genome shotgun sequence, one region contains:
- the spmip7 gene encoding spermatogenesis-associated protein 48, with the protein MSSKGWTSHSKVKPGPPKMPCTLKSFSFSPERENLDVSPSGSSQWTEKAAQRYIYTSVAQRGYEDVGWDSKLPRRMKPPATTLEKMADPVNQHFTQKCYHSKPELWQAIGAHWNRHQLRARNEVWKPITFTSPCPNTCQIPLYGGVVGSMNMDNIDKTGHDFYPLTMQRTTLPPYTPTAHRPTIPGYTGKAHYDGARSSGFSLPLLPSSAPWTNQGLWNPPAYARTAPLSRMVTTVPPQNPFLHSKRPVFPI; encoded by the exons ATGTCGTCAAAAGGTTGGACAAGTCATTCGAAGGTGAAACCAGGGCCTCCCAAAATGCCATGTACCCTGAAATCCTTCAGTTTTTCCCCTGAAAGAGAGAACCTG GACGTCAGCCCCTCTGGCTCCAGTCAGTGGACAGAGAAGGCAGCACAACGTTATATCTACACTTCAGTGGCTCAGAG GGGCTATGAGGACGTCGGTTGGGACTCAAAATTACCGCGGCGCATGAAGCCCCCAGCAACCACCCTTGAGAAAATGGCGGACCCTGTGAATCAGCATTTCACCCAGAAGTGTTACCACAGCAAACCAGAGCTGTGGCAG GCGATTGGAGCCCATTGGAACAGACACCAGCTTCGTGCTAGGAATGAAGTGTGGAAACCTATAACATT CACCAGTCCCTGCCCAAACACCTGTCAAATTCCATTGTATGG TGGTGTGGTAGGTTCCATGAACATGGACAACATAGATAAGACAGGACATGACTTCTACCCCTTGACTATGCAGCGGACCACTTTGCCCCCATACACTCCCACGGCACA CCGCCCCACCATCCCTGGCTATACCGGCAAGGCTCACTATGATGGTGCTCGGTCCTCTGGGTTCAGTCTGCCTCTTCTACCCAGCTCTGCCCCATG GACCAATCAGGGTTTATGGAATCCTCCCGCTTATGCTCGCACTGCACCTCTGTCCAGAATGGTGACCACTGTGCCTCCACAAAACCCATTCCTACACTCCAAGCGACCCGTTTTTCCTATTTAA